The Chitinophaga pinensis DSM 2588 region ACATCTGGGGTATTTTCAATTGCATAAGATATAATTAATCAGCAGATGATAGTTAATTATACAAGTGAAGGCTGGGAGATCATTACACAACGTGCCCACGGGATGCTGTCCGCAGCAATCGCATATAACTGGAACGATAATGTGAAGACGCATCGTTGGCTGGAGACATTAATGGCGATAGCAGAACATGATGACGGACAAACAGAGCTTAATGGAGCAGATCTGCTTACCGCCTCAGGTGGTCCCGTAGATTTTAAGATGCGTGAGATTACGATTGAACATTGTATCAATACCATTAATCTTGCCCTTAGCAAGAGCACTTATATTGCCTTACTCTGTTCTATGCACCTGGAATTTGTATGCGGGAAAAACTGTGGGAAACGGGTAACGGCTTTTCTGAAAGAACAACAAAAAGCGCGTGTGAAGTGGAGACATCAATTGAAAATGACATCCGCTGAGGCTGACAGGGACTATGCCCTGCTGGAATGGTGCGATGCCCTTTCCCTGTTGCTGTGCCAACGTGAGAATCAGCCAGAACATCGGGCTGTAGACATCAGCCGGGGACCTGATAAAAAGAAGTATCAGCTTATCCAGAAAGACACAGATACACTTACGGTGAGCCCCTGGCCTTTCCAACCGGATCAATTGCAGGTGCAATATGAAAAGCGGTTGTTACCCGCATTGGCCTATAACAATGCCGCAGCATTTAAAGCCGCATTATTGAACGCACCGCTTGAGTTTAAGACCTGGATCTTTGAAAAGTAAAGTCTTTTATACTTTACTGGATGATATACGC contains the following coding sequences:
- a CDS encoding DUF3891 family protein: MIVNYTSEGWEIITQRAHGMLSAAIAYNWNDNVKTHRWLETLMAIAEHDDGQTELNGADLLTASGGPVDFKMREITIEHCINTINLALSKSTYIALLCSMHLEFVCGKNCGKRVTAFLKEQQKARVKWRHQLKMTSAEADRDYALLEWCDALSLLLCQRENQPEHRAVDISRGPDKKKYQLIQKDTDTLTVSPWPFQPDQLQVQYEKRLLPALAYNNAAAFKAALLNAPLEFKTWIFEK